A section of the Ornithinimicrobium sufpigmenti genome encodes:
- a CDS encoding FAD-linked oxidase C-terminal domain-containing protein — MRADAHVRGLDSDDAAEDQAQQDPARPADAGSDGGERVQEVLRELRGVIPEARLLTDPAQLATYECDGLAAYRVTPALVVLADNADEVAATVRSCARHAVPFVARGSGTGLSGGALPHAEGVLVVTSRLRTLHQLRRADQRAVVDTGVINLQVTKAATPDGYYFAPDPSSQQICSIGGNVAENSGGAHCLKYGFTSGHVLSLDVVAPTGEQVTLGTEAPDAPGYDMVGAFVGSEGTLGVATSAVVRLTRLPEEVRTVLAGFETTDQAGAATSAIIAAGIVPAAIEIMDALAIEAAERAVSCGYPEGAGAVLVVELDGAAQEVEHEYAEVERICREAGTFEFRMAIDAAERAEIWKGRKSAFAAVGRISPDYIVQDGVVPRTALPEVLRRMGEISREKGVRVANVFHAGDGNLHPLVLFDAAEEGATERAEAVSGMILDLCIEHGGSITGEHGVGSDKARYMPRMFTDDDLDTMQLVRCAFDPEGIANPGKIYPTPRLCGERPRVRQDAHPAQQAGLAEIF; from the coding sequence ATGAGGGCAGACGCACACGTGCGAGGACTGGACTCGGACGACGCGGCTGAGGACCAGGCACAACAGGACCCGGCACGCCCCGCAGACGCGGGTTCCGACGGGGGCGAGCGGGTCCAGGAGGTGCTGCGCGAGCTGCGCGGCGTCATCCCCGAGGCCCGGCTGCTCACCGACCCCGCCCAGCTGGCCACCTACGAGTGTGACGGGCTGGCGGCATACCGCGTCACCCCGGCGCTGGTGGTGCTGGCCGACAACGCCGACGAGGTCGCCGCGACCGTGCGCTCCTGCGCCCGGCACGCCGTCCCGTTCGTGGCTCGCGGGTCCGGGACCGGCCTCTCCGGTGGCGCCCTGCCGCACGCCGAGGGCGTGCTGGTCGTCACCAGCCGGCTGCGCACCCTGCACCAGCTCCGCCGCGCCGACCAGCGCGCGGTCGTGGACACGGGCGTCATCAACCTGCAGGTCACCAAGGCCGCCACCCCCGACGGCTACTACTTCGCGCCGGACCCCAGCAGCCAGCAGATCTGCTCGATCGGTGGCAACGTCGCGGAGAACTCCGGCGGCGCGCACTGCCTGAAGTACGGCTTCACCTCCGGGCACGTGCTGTCCCTCGACGTCGTCGCGCCCACGGGTGAGCAGGTCACCCTCGGGACCGAGGCCCCCGACGCGCCCGGCTACGACATGGTCGGCGCCTTCGTCGGCTCCGAGGGCACCCTGGGCGTCGCCACCAGCGCGGTGGTCCGCCTGACCAGGTTGCCGGAGGAGGTGCGCACGGTGCTCGCCGGCTTCGAGACCACCGACCAGGCCGGCGCCGCCACGTCGGCGATCATCGCCGCCGGGATCGTGCCGGCCGCGATCGAGATCATGGACGCCCTGGCGATCGAGGCCGCGGAGCGGGCGGTCAGCTGCGGCTACCCCGAGGGCGCCGGAGCCGTGCTGGTCGTCGAGCTCGACGGCGCCGCGCAGGAGGTCGAGCACGAGTATGCCGAGGTCGAGCGGATCTGCCGCGAGGCCGGCACCTTCGAGTTCCGGATGGCGATCGACGCCGCCGAGCGAGCCGAGATCTGGAAGGGCCGCAAGTCCGCCTTCGCCGCGGTGGGCCGCATCTCCCCCGACTACATCGTCCAGGACGGCGTGGTGCCGCGCACGGCGCTGCCGGAGGTGCTGCGCCGGATGGGCGAGATCAGCAGGGAGAAGGGGGTCCGGGTCGCCAACGTCTTCCACGCCGGCGACGGCAACCTGCACCCGCTGGTGCTCTTCGACGCCGCCGAGGAGGGCGCGACCGAACGCGCCGAGGCGGTCTCGGGGATGATCCTGGACCTGTGCATCGAGCACGGTGGCTCGATCACCGGCGAGCACGGGGTGGGCTCGGACAAGGCGAGGTACATGCCCCGGATGTTCACCGACGACGACCTGGACACCATGCAGCTGGTGCGCTGCGCCTTCGACCCCGAGGGCATCGCCAACCCGGGCAAGATCTACCCCACGCCGCGGCTGTGCGGTGAGCGTCCACGCGTGCGGCAGGACGCCCACCCGGCGCAGCAGGCCGGCCTGGCCGAGATCTTCTGA
- a CDS encoding FAD-binding oxidoreductase, giving the protein MSLHESLSATCRVEQATEADHVDGVLPQVVAHPASAEETSALLRACHQQGLAVVVRGHGSKLTWGRPPERVDVVLDTTGMDELVEHSRGDLIATAGAGMPLSRLQEQLAEGGHQLVVDDLAQGSTLGGAVATGLGGPRRMWTGAIRDLVIGVRFVRADGTIAKAGGKVVKNVAGYDLAKLLTGSYGTLAVLTQVTVRLHPLPDQQLWVEAAVPAERLADVLQHVTHSQLVPHALEVHAVPGEQARIGTLLSGTVAGCESRAQTLVEELRSLGADDPEASPEPPGWWGRLPGREGECRPVLLKTTAVLSGIPDLVAEATRQGLTVTGSAGTGVLHAAMPSADGTAADPSAAAAALDAVRTTSTHHGGSTIVLDAPPDLKAALDVWGPVPAIDLMRRVKTEFDPTRTLAPGRFVGGL; this is encoded by the coding sequence ATGAGCCTGCACGAGTCGCTGTCGGCGACCTGCCGGGTCGAGCAGGCCACCGAGGCGGACCACGTCGACGGCGTGCTGCCGCAGGTGGTGGCCCACCCTGCCTCGGCCGAGGAGACGTCCGCGCTCCTGCGCGCCTGCCACCAGCAGGGCCTCGCCGTCGTGGTGCGCGGTCACGGCTCCAAGCTCACCTGGGGGCGTCCCCCGGAGCGTGTCGACGTGGTGCTGGACACCACGGGGATGGACGAGCTCGTCGAGCACTCCCGCGGGGACCTCATCGCCACTGCCGGGGCCGGTATGCCGCTCTCCCGCCTCCAGGAGCAGCTCGCCGAGGGCGGGCACCAGCTGGTCGTCGACGACCTGGCGCAGGGTTCGACCCTGGGCGGTGCGGTGGCGACCGGCCTGGGTGGCCCACGGCGGATGTGGACCGGCGCGATCCGGGACCTGGTCATCGGGGTGCGCTTCGTGCGGGCGGACGGGACGATCGCCAAGGCCGGCGGCAAGGTGGTCAAGAACGTCGCCGGCTACGACCTGGCCAAGCTGCTCACCGGGTCCTACGGCACCCTCGCGGTCCTCACCCAGGTGACCGTCCGGCTGCACCCCCTCCCCGACCAGCAGCTGTGGGTCGAGGCCGCGGTGCCGGCCGAGCGGCTGGCCGACGTCCTGCAGCACGTCACCCACTCCCAGCTGGTGCCGCACGCGCTCGAGGTGCACGCGGTCCCGGGCGAGCAGGCCCGGATCGGCACGCTGCTCAGCGGCACCGTCGCCGGGTGCGAGTCCCGCGCCCAGACCCTGGTCGAGGAGCTCCGCTCCCTCGGCGCCGATGACCCCGAGGCCTCCCCCGAACCGCCCGGCTGGTGGGGCCGGCTGCCCGGCCGGGAGGGCGAGTGCCGCCCCGTGCTGCTCAAGACCACGGCCGTGCTGTCCGGCATACCCGATCTCGTCGCCGAGGCGACGCGGCAGGGGCTGACGGTCACCGGCTCGGCGGGGACCGGCGTGCTCCACGCCGCGATGCCCTCGGCCGACGGTACAGCCGCAGACCCGAGCGCCGCGGCCGCCGCCCTCGACGCGGTCCGCACGACCAGCACCCACCACGGGGGCTCGACCATCGTCCTCGACGCCCCGCCGGACCTCAAGGCCGCGCTCGACGTCTGGGGCCCGGTGCCGGCGATCGACCTCATGCGGCGGGTCAAGACCGAGTTCGACCCGACCCGCACCCTCGCGCCCGGACGCTTTGTAGGAGGCCTGTAG
- the glcF gene encoding glycolate oxidase subunit GlcF, with the protein MPDQRITPTFVQAGKMPPMGRPVDLGMPTVRGDRSDVLAEPAFDALRPPSPDLLDDCVHCGFCLTTCPTYQLWGEEMDSPRGRIDLMKAGVEGSPLTQSMVDHWDACLGCMACVTACPSGVQYDRLLEATRAQVERRADRPAHDRALRTLIFNLFPYPKRLRVLRAPLRLAQRTGALRMVERTGLVKKVSPQLDVMQSLAPRLGPRVSVPERTPAVGPRRAVVGMLTGCVQREFFGDVNAATVRVLAAEGCDVIAPVRQGCCGALSVHTGREDEGMSFARRLIDTFEETGVEHIVVNSAGCGSSMKDYVHLLADDPDYADRARAFSERVRDLSEILTELGPVATRHPVTAGGRQVVVAYHDACHLRHAQKVVSQPRKLLSGIPGVSLKEIPDAEICCGSAGVYNILNPEPATELGDRKAANILSTGAELLVTANPGCLMQINQALERAGRPIPFVHTAVVLDASLRGEPLV; encoded by the coding sequence ATGCCTGACCAGCGCATCACCCCCACCTTCGTGCAGGCGGGCAAGATGCCCCCGATGGGCCGGCCCGTGGACCTCGGGATGCCGACCGTGCGCGGCGACCGGTCCGACGTCCTGGCCGAGCCCGCCTTCGACGCGCTGCGCCCGCCGAGCCCCGACCTGCTGGACGACTGCGTCCACTGCGGCTTCTGCCTGACCACCTGCCCGACCTACCAGCTGTGGGGCGAGGAGATGGACAGCCCCCGCGGTCGCATCGACCTGATGAAGGCCGGCGTCGAGGGCTCGCCCCTGACCCAGTCGATGGTCGACCACTGGGACGCCTGCCTGGGCTGCATGGCGTGCGTGACCGCCTGCCCGTCGGGCGTGCAGTACGACCGGCTCCTCGAGGCCACCAGGGCCCAGGTCGAGCGACGGGCCGACCGGCCGGCGCACGACAGGGCGCTGCGCACGTTGATCTTCAACCTCTTCCCCTACCCGAAGCGGCTGCGGGTGCTGCGCGCCCCGCTGCGCCTGGCGCAGCGCACCGGCGCGCTGCGGATGGTCGAGCGCACCGGGCTGGTCAAGAAGGTCAGCCCGCAGCTGGACGTCATGCAGTCGCTGGCTCCGCGGCTGGGTCCCCGGGTCAGCGTGCCGGAGCGCACGCCGGCGGTCGGGCCCCGCCGCGCGGTCGTCGGGATGCTCACCGGCTGCGTGCAGCGCGAGTTCTTCGGCGACGTCAACGCCGCGACCGTGCGGGTGCTGGCCGCCGAGGGCTGCGACGTCATCGCGCCCGTCCGGCAGGGTTGCTGCGGCGCGCTGTCGGTCCATACCGGCCGCGAGGACGAGGGCATGAGCTTCGCCCGCCGGCTCATCGACACCTTCGAGGAGACCGGGGTGGAGCACATCGTGGTCAACTCCGCCGGTTGCGGGTCGAGCATGAAGGACTACGTCCATCTGCTGGCCGACGACCCGGACTACGCCGACCGTGCCCGGGCCTTCAGCGAGCGGGTCCGGGACCTGTCCGAGATCCTCACGGAGCTGGGTCCCGTCGCCACCCGGCACCCCGTCACCGCGGGCGGTCGGCAGGTCGTCGTGGCCTACCACGACGCCTGCCACCTGCGGCACGCCCAGAAGGTGGTCAGCCAGCCGCGGAAGCTGCTGAGCGGCATACCGGGAGTGAGCCTGAAGGAGATCCCGGACGCCGAGATCTGCTGCGGCTCCGCCGGCGTCTACAACATCCTCAACCCTGAGCCGGCGACCGAGCTGGGTGACCGCAAGGCCGCCAACATCCTGAGCACCGGTGCCGAGCTGCTCGTGACCGCCAACCCGGGGTGCCTGATGCAGATCAACCAGGCCCTCGAGCGCGCCGGCCGGCCGATCCCCTTCGTGCACACCGCGGTGGTGCTGGACGCCTCGCTCAGGGGCGAGCCCCTCGTCTGA
- a CDS encoding L-lactate permease: protein MDSLAVLSLLAIAPIVVVGVLLAGFRWPAKYAMPVGYVITVIIALWVWEMRPGAVAAATIEGLIVAVTLLYIVFGALLLLSTVIASGAMSTIRAGFTAISPDRRVQAIIIGWLFGSFIEGASGFGTPAAVVAPLLLALGFPAMAAVMVGLIIQSTPVSFGAVGTPMIVGAGQGLAGAPGVEAREAELGMTHMEYVAHIASQVSLIHAITGLLIPLLLSVFLTGFFGQRRSFVEGLRIWPFAIYASLAMTVPYVLVAFLAGPEFPALLGGLIGLALVMFTSSKGFLMPKETFDFGPRASWEERWMGKLDTDHLAEIGKRKMGTVTAWTPYVLIAVLLLATRLIDPLQSFLTSDNPAITLPFTDLLGTGISTTWQWLYSPGTVFIITCLITYAVHKMNGRQIRETWTVAGKQILGTAVALLFAVPLVRILIRSGAEFTESGLASMPVTLAEGAATIAGANWPLISPWIGALGAFVAGSNTVSNLTFALFQFSTGEQIGVPPETVVATQAVGGAGGNPVAIHNIVAASATVGLLGREGDLIRKTALVTFYYCLTAGVIGYFMIYGAGLAGIIQLVVLLAILVGAVFWMLRREKNLVTRERQGASALSD from the coding sequence GTGGACAGCCTTGCAGTTCTCAGTCTCCTCGCGATCGCCCCGATCGTGGTGGTCGGCGTGCTGCTGGCCGGCTTCCGCTGGCCCGCCAAGTACGCCATGCCCGTCGGTTACGTCATCACCGTCATCATCGCGCTGTGGGTCTGGGAGATGCGGCCCGGCGCGGTCGCCGCAGCGACGATCGAGGGCCTGATCGTCGCGGTGACCCTGCTCTACATCGTCTTCGGTGCGCTGCTGCTGCTCTCGACGGTGATCGCCAGCGGCGCGATGAGCACCATCCGCGCAGGCTTCACCGCGATCTCCCCGGACCGGCGGGTCCAGGCGATCATCATCGGCTGGCTCTTCGGCTCCTTCATCGAGGGCGCCTCCGGCTTCGGCACCCCCGCCGCGGTGGTCGCGCCGCTGCTGCTGGCCCTGGGCTTCCCGGCCATGGCCGCCGTCATGGTCGGGCTCATCATCCAGTCCACGCCGGTCTCCTTCGGCGCCGTCGGCACCCCGATGATCGTCGGCGCCGGGCAGGGGTTGGCGGGCGCCCCCGGGGTGGAGGCGCGCGAGGCCGAGCTGGGGATGACGCACATGGAGTACGTCGCGCACATCGCCAGCCAGGTCTCGCTCATCCACGCCATCACGGGTCTGCTCATCCCGCTGCTGCTCTCGGTCTTCCTCACCGGCTTCTTCGGCCAGCGCCGCAGCTTCGTCGAGGGTCTGAGGATCTGGCCGTTCGCGATCTATGCCTCGCTGGCGATGACCGTCCCCTACGTGCTCGTGGCCTTCCTCGCCGGGCCGGAGTTCCCAGCCCTGCTCGGTGGGTTGATCGGTCTGGCGCTGGTGATGTTCACCTCCAGCAAGGGCTTCCTGATGCCGAAGGAGACCTTCGACTTCGGCCCGCGGGCCAGCTGGGAGGAGCGGTGGATGGGCAAGCTCGACACCGACCACCTGGCGGAGATCGGCAAGCGGAAGATGGGCACGGTGACCGCGTGGACGCCCTACGTCCTCATCGCCGTCCTGCTGCTGGCGACCCGCCTCATCGACCCGCTGCAGAGCTTCCTGACCAGCGACAACCCGGCCATCACGCTGCCCTTCACCGACCTGCTGGGCACCGGCATCTCGACCACCTGGCAGTGGCTCTACAGCCCTGGCACGGTCTTCATCATCACCTGCCTGATCACCTACGCGGTGCACAAGATGAACGGTCGGCAGATCCGGGAGACCTGGACCGTCGCGGGCAAGCAGATCCTCGGCACGGCGGTGGCCCTGCTCTTCGCGGTCCCGCTGGTGCGGATCCTGATCCGCTCCGGGGCCGAGTTCACCGAGTCGGGGCTGGCCTCGATGCCGGTCACCCTGGCTGAGGGCGCAGCGACCATCGCCGGGGCCAACTGGCCGCTGATCAGTCCCTGGATCGGTGCGCTGGGCGCCTTCGTGGCCGGCTCCAACACGGTCTCGAACCTCACCTTCGCGCTCTTCCAGTTCTCCACCGGCGAGCAGATCGGCGTGCCGCCGGAGACGGTGGTCGCCACCCAGGCGGTCGGCGGCGCCGGTGGCAACCCGGTCGCGATCCACAACATCGTCGCCGCGTCCGCCACCGTCGGTCTGCTCGGCCGAGAGGGTGACCTCATCAGAAAGACCGCCCTGGTCACCTTCTACTACTGTCTGACGGCCGGCGTCATCGGCTACTTCATGATCTACGGTGCCGGGCTCGCCGGGATCATCCAGCTCGTGGTGCTGCTGGCCATCCTGGTGGGTGCCGTCTTCTGGATGCTGAGGCGGGAGAAGAACCTCGTCACCCGCGAGCGCCAGGGCGCCTCGGCCCTTTCCGACTGA
- a CDS encoding histidine phosphatase family protein codes for MRRVIVWRHGETEQNAAGVYQGHLDSALSVRGREQAAQAAAALTQRSPARLVSSDLARAAGTADALAEVSGLPVETDARWREIDVGQWQGMRHADVVALHPQVMDALDRGEDVRRGGDGETVADLQRRARAAFDDLVATQQEGETVVVSTHGLASRALVADVVGLSYRQAWLSLVGLRNAHWAELVEHRTGWRLEVWNAGVGPSVGSVTDR; via the coding sequence ATGCGGCGCGTCATCGTCTGGCGGCACGGGGAGACCGAGCAGAACGCGGCGGGGGTCTACCAGGGGCACCTGGACTCCGCGCTCTCGGTGCGCGGACGGGAGCAGGCCGCCCAGGCCGCCGCGGCGCTCACGCAGCGCAGTCCCGCCCGGCTGGTCAGCAGCGACCTGGCCCGGGCCGCCGGCACCGCCGACGCCCTCGCCGAGGTGAGCGGGCTGCCCGTGGAGACCGACGCCCGGTGGCGGGAGATCGACGTCGGCCAGTGGCAGGGCATGCGCCATGCCGACGTGGTGGCGCTCCACCCCCAGGTGATGGACGCCCTCGACCGGGGTGAGGACGTGCGGCGCGGGGGCGACGGTGAGACGGTCGCCGACCTGCAGCGCCGTGCCCGCGCCGCCTTCGACGACCTGGTCGCCACCCAGCAGGAGGGGGAGACGGTCGTGGTGAGCACGCACGGGCTGGCCAGCCGGGCGCTGGTGGCCGACGTCGTGGGGCTGAGCTACCGCCAGGCGTGGCTGTCGCTCGTCGGCCTGCGCAACGCCCACTGGGCCGAGCTGGTCGAGCACCGGACGGGGTGGCGGCTGGAGGTCTGGAACGCCGGCGTGGGTCCCAGCGTGGGCAGTGTCACAGACCGCTGA
- the rsfS gene encoding ribosome silencing factor has protein sequence MSATPRAVELAQAAAAAAHDKLASDVVGLDVSAQLALTDVFVIASAPNERQVGAIVEAVEERLAQLGTKPLRREGQREGRWVLLDFGDIVVHVMHSEDREFYGLERLWKDCPPVVLPDGDADGTAPGAAAPGVG, from the coding sequence GTGAGCGCCACCCCCCGCGCCGTCGAGCTGGCCCAGGCGGCCGCCGCCGCGGCCCACGACAAGCTCGCCTCCGACGTCGTCGGCCTCGACGTCTCCGCCCAGCTGGCCCTGACCGACGTCTTCGTCATCGCCTCGGCCCCCAACGAGCGGCAGGTCGGCGCGATCGTGGAGGCCGTGGAGGAGCGGCTGGCCCAGCTCGGGACCAAGCCGCTGCGCCGCGAGGGCCAGCGTGAGGGCCGGTGGGTGCTGCTCGACTTCGGCGACATCGTCGTGCACGTCATGCACAGCGAGGACCGGGAGTTCTACGGTCTGGAACGGCTGTGGAAGGACTGCCCGCCCGTGGTGCTGCCGGACGGCGACGCGGACGGCACCGCGCCGGGTGCTGCTGCGCCCGGTGTGGGCTGA
- the nadD gene encoding nicotinate-nucleotide adenylyltransferase, translating into MRLGVMGGTFDPIHHGHLVAASEASHLLGLDEVVFVPTGKPYKKDVTRVSPAEHRYLMTVIATASNPRFAVSRVDIERQGPTFTLDTLRDLHAERPDDELYFITGADALAEILSWKGADELFRLAHFVGVTRPGHELSGAGLPQDRVTLLEVPAMAISSTDCRDRVNDGEPVWYLVPDGVVQYIGKHHLYRENIT; encoded by the coding sequence ATGCGACTCGGAGTGATGGGTGGGACCTTCGACCCCATCCACCACGGCCACCTGGTGGCCGCGAGCGAGGCGTCGCACCTCCTCGGCCTCGACGAGGTCGTCTTCGTGCCCACCGGCAAGCCCTACAAGAAGGACGTCACCCGGGTCAGCCCGGCCGAGCACCGCTACCTGATGACGGTGATCGCGACCGCCTCCAACCCGCGCTTCGCGGTGAGCAGGGTCGACATCGAGCGCCAGGGCCCCACCTTCACCCTCGACACCCTGCGCGACCTGCACGCCGAGCGGCCCGACGACGAGCTCTACTTCATCACCGGCGCCGACGCGCTGGCCGAGATCCTGTCCTGGAAGGGTGCCGACGAGCTCTTCCGGCTGGCCCACTTCGTGGGCGTCACCCGGCCCGGGCACGAGCTGTCCGGCGCAGGGCTTCCCCAGGACCGGGTGACGCTGCTCGAGGTCCCCGCCATGGCGATCAGCTCCACCGACTGCCGCGACCGGGTCAACGACGGCGAACCCGTCTGGTACCTCGTGCCGGACGGCGTCGTCCAGTACATCGGCAAGCACCACCTCTACCGGGAGAACATCACGTGA
- a CDS encoding glutamate-5-semialdehyde dehydrogenase: MSTIAPDVVDQVHAVARRARVAARELALLTRAQKDVALLALADAIDAATAAVVAANGEDIERGETNGLPVNLIDRLRLDEARVHAVAGALREVAALPDPVGEVVRGSTLANGLQLRQVRVPMGVVGMIYEARPNVTVDAAGLGLKSGNAVILRGGSAAASTNAALVEVMRQGLSAQGLNPDAVNLLAEGGHDAARALMTARGLVDLVIPRGGAGLIHTVVTESTVPVIETGTGNCHVYVDASAETGMAVSIVTNSKTHRTSVCNAAESLLVHREAAERVLPAIMDQLAAAGVTVHGDAEMQRYAEAAGAAHVPVTDEDDDTEFLSLDISARVVDDLDAAIAHVQEHTSGHTEAIVTADRAAARRFTTEVDAAAVLVNASTRFTDGGEFGFGAEIGISTQKLHARGPMALPELTTTKWVVEGDGQIR; this comes from the coding sequence ATGAGCACCATCGCCCCCGACGTCGTCGACCAGGTCCACGCCGTCGCCCGCCGTGCCCGCGTCGCCGCCCGCGAGCTGGCGCTGCTGACCCGGGCGCAGAAGGACGTGGCGCTGCTCGCGCTGGCCGACGCGATCGACGCGGCCACCGCGGCCGTGGTCGCCGCGAACGGCGAGGACATCGAGCGGGGCGAGACCAACGGCCTGCCCGTCAACCTGATCGACCGGCTGCGGCTGGACGAGGCGCGGGTGCACGCGGTCGCGGGCGCCCTGCGCGAGGTCGCGGCGCTGCCCGACCCGGTGGGAGAGGTGGTGCGCGGCTCGACGCTCGCCAACGGTCTGCAGCTCCGCCAGGTGCGGGTGCCGATGGGCGTCGTGGGGATGATCTACGAGGCCCGCCCCAACGTGACCGTCGATGCCGCCGGCCTGGGGCTGAAGAGCGGCAACGCCGTCATCCTGCGCGGAGGCTCCGCGGCGGCGTCGACGAACGCCGCGCTGGTCGAGGTCATGCGCCAGGGCCTGTCCGCGCAGGGTCTCAACCCGGACGCGGTCAACCTGCTGGCGGAGGGCGGGCACGACGCCGCTCGTGCGCTGATGACCGCGCGCGGGCTGGTCGACCTCGTCATCCCACGCGGGGGAGCGGGGCTGATCCACACGGTGGTCACCGAGTCGACGGTGCCGGTCATCGAGACCGGCACCGGCAACTGCCACGTCTACGTCGACGCCAGCGCCGAGACCGGGATGGCGGTGTCGATCGTCACCAACTCCAAGACCCACCGCACCTCGGTGTGCAACGCGGCCGAGTCGCTCCTGGTCCACCGCGAGGCCGCGGAGCGGGTCCTGCCGGCGATCATGGACCAGCTGGCCGCCGCGGGGGTCACGGTGCACGGCGATGCGGAGATGCAGCGCTACGCCGAGGCCGCGGGTGCCGCCCACGTGCCGGTGACCGACGAGGACGACGACACCGAGTTCCTGTCCCTGGACATCTCGGCCCGGGTGGTCGACGACCTGGACGCGGCGATCGCGCACGTCCAGGAGCACACCAGCGGGCACACCGAGGCCATCGTCACGGCGGACCGGGCCGCCGCCCGGCGGTTCACCACCGAGGTGGACGCCGCCGCGGTCCTGGTCAACGCCTCGACCCGGTTCACCGACGGCGGGGAGTTCGGCTTCGGCGCCGAGATCGGCATCTCCACCCAGAAGCTGCACGCGCGCGGACCCATGGCGCTGCCGGAGCTGACCACCACCAAGTGGGTGGTGGAGGGGGACGGGCAGATCCGTTGA
- the proB gene encoding glutamate 5-kinase — protein MPVDRSAIRDAHRIVVKVGSSSLTRPAGGLDGYQLQALANLLAKKALAGTQVVLVSSGAIAAGMVPLGLTRRPKDLATQQAAASTGMGALMTAYTRVFTMHGVQVGQVLLTADDMHRRSHYVNASRTLERLLELEVVPIINENDTVATDEIRFGDNDRLAALVAHLVDADAMVLLSDVDALYTGHPSDPESRRVPVVRGPGDLTGVDVSRVGSAVGTGGMQTKLEAARMAVAEGIPVLLTSAAQAGLALAGEDVGTLFTPIGTKSPARRRWLAHASHSSGRVVLDDGAVEAVVRRQTSLLPVGITRVEGRFTAGDTVDLVDPRGTVVARGLVSYDAEELRPLVGQRLERGAGLRAGAPASRPVVRRDDLVVL, from the coding sequence ATGCCTGTTGACCGGTCCGCGATCCGTGATGCCCACCGCATCGTGGTCAAGGTGGGCTCCTCGTCGCTGACGAGGCCGGCCGGCGGCCTGGACGGCTACCAGCTCCAGGCGTTGGCCAACCTGCTGGCCAAGAAAGCCTTGGCCGGCACCCAGGTGGTGCTGGTCTCCTCGGGCGCGATCGCCGCGGGCATGGTCCCGCTCGGGCTGACCCGCAGGCCGAAGGACCTGGCCACCCAGCAGGCCGCCGCGAGCACCGGCATGGGGGCGCTGATGACGGCATACACCCGGGTCTTCACCATGCACGGGGTGCAGGTGGGGCAGGTGCTGCTGACCGCCGACGACATGCACCGCCGCAGCCACTACGTCAACGCCTCCCGCACCCTGGAGCGGCTGCTGGAGCTGGAGGTGGTGCCGATCATCAACGAGAACGACACGGTCGCCACCGACGAGATCCGCTTCGGCGACAACGACCGGCTCGCCGCGCTCGTCGCGCACCTGGTCGACGCCGACGCCATGGTCCTGCTCTCCGACGTGGACGCCCTCTACACCGGGCACCCCTCCGACCCGGAGAGCCGGCGCGTCCCGGTGGTCCGCGGCCCGGGTGACCTCACCGGGGTCGACGTCTCCAGGGTGGGCTCTGCGGTCGGCACCGGGGGTATGCAGACCAAGCTGGAGGCCGCGCGGATGGCGGTCGCCGAGGGCATCCCGGTGCTGCTCACCAGTGCCGCGCAGGCCGGTCTCGCGCTCGCCGGCGAGGACGTCGGGACGCTGTTCACCCCGATCGGGACCAAGAGCCCTGCCCGTCGCCGGTGGCTGGCGCACGCCAGCCACTCCTCCGGACGGGTGGTCCTGGACGACGGCGCGGTCGAGGCCGTCGTGCGTCGGCAGACCTCCCTGCTCCCCGTGGGTATCACCCGGGTGGAGGGCCGGTTCACGGCCGGGGACACCGTCGACCTGGTCGACCCGCGCGGCACGGTCGTGGCCCGCGGGCTGGTCAGCTACGACGCCGAGGAGCTGCGGCCGCTCGTGGGCCAGCGGCTCGAGCGCGGCGCCGGGCTGCGTGCGGGGGCACCGGCCTCCCGGCCCGTCGTGCGCCGCGACGACCTGGTCGTTCTCTGA